In a genomic window of Siniperca chuatsi isolate FFG_IHB_CAS linkage group LG1, ASM2008510v1, whole genome shotgun sequence:
- the sltm gene encoding SAFB-like transcription modulator — protein sequence MATGAISTECKKISELRVVDLKSELKRRNLDTSGIKSVLLSRLRQAVEDEGGDTENIQIPLSTDTSTRKGGKIKGKRVDSDADTTGEEDVFSKETEGYESEKDVTDTDDGTRENSKPAPCEDSLAQPEAEVLAEAEPESEAVAAEADSVPEPEVDAEAEPDVDAEAEPEIDAVPEVDEDADPEMDGEAEPEGEAEPEVETELAEMDAEAMNSSKEAEDDHLSVSIPNEDALTLDVDGDDLLETGKHVKLPDPGAEKGTDEPEASAETGPEDDMKVEETEGHKDGKKDDGSRGEPMKKDSREALKKAETGDKEKDSGKKGPSTTGASGQAKSSSRDRDGKAAKDEKGVVSNSSSSRNIWVSGLSSNTKAADLKNLFGKYGKVLSAKVVTNARSPGSKCYGLVTMSSSTEVTRCVSHLDCTELHGQQIYVERAKNDPFKKEGSKKEAEDKASSSKSSDKRGSTGMKLTNKTQPSYKKEDKKLDKLSEKDKDSSKKQEARSGKSESVSSNSGQDSSKKDDRKHGRAKSPGKMVAVHHAKGDSNFGKMRPFRRGRYFDKPFVNMNVQRRPKWLIPPEELEMMKDKQRPFTHKGEEKDILPFEKMKEQRMRERMARVERVRRAVELRRRREIAERERRERERVRLLREREERENLLRERQRLEMERQKLERERLERERLERERIRIEQERRKEAERMAREREELRRQQEHLRYEQEKRNNLKRGREVEHGRRDDPYWNGNKKMQSESDGRLNQGSNYNRQQNRFSNFTPRERGRFPEAATEQPNAYDRRNRFDGEPEVKKSRPAPHREGSGFDRYPKNFETVRRAEPPPPPRTELRDTDRRDRDERRPVPMHDRPMGARATLPGMSHNRSPRDGGHGWKNDGGINSNKGDIRNAGLSRGPMRMRAERSGRDGPGPTLRGGSSTSRGRSSFNDRDGGRPMVMSDQPFSSGRQVVVERHSREQGLRKEWHGGSSSQERGFPDNRRMGETRGSMMAPSSHSSSGLNRIVQITNNSIPSGGNVGGFKPYKGTQRQF from the exons ATGGCGACGGGTGCCATTTCCACGGAGTGTAAGAAAATATCAGAATTAAGAGTTGTTGATCTTAAATCCGAGCTCAAACGAAGGAATTTGGACACTTCTGGTATAAAGAGCGTTCTTCTTTCAAGACTGAGACAG GCTGTTGAGGATGAAGGTGGTGACACggaaaacattcaaattccGCTTTCAACTGACACATCAACTCGGAAAGGTGGAAAAATTAAAG GGAAAAGAGTGGATTCAGATGCAGACACCACAGGGGAAGAAGATGTGTTTTCCAAG GAAACGGAAGGGTACGAATCAGAAAAAG ATGTAACTGATACAGATGATGGTACTCGTGAAAATTCTAAGCCTGCACCCTGTGAGGACAGCCTCGCTCAGCCTGAGGCTGAGGTCCTGGCTGAGGCTGAACCAGAGTCAGAAGCTGTGGCGGCTGAGGCTGATTCAGTGCCTGAGCCAGAGGTGGATGCTGAGGCTGAGCCAGACGTGGATGCTGAGGCTGAACCAGAGATCGATGCAGTGCCAGAGGTGGATGAGGATGCTGACCCAGAGATGGATGGGGAGGCTGAGCCAGAGGGAGAAGCTGAGCCAGAGGTGGAGACCGAACTGGCTGAGATGGATGCTGAAGCCATGAATTCCTCTAAAGAAGCTGAGGATGATCACCTATCCGTCTCAATCCCAAATGAAGATGCCCTCACCCTAGATGTTGATGGTGACGATCTCCTGGAAACAGGTAAACATGTGAAACTTCCAGATCCAGGGGCCGAGAAGGGCACTGATGAGCCAGAGGCCTCTGCTGAGACAGGCCCAGAGGATGACATGAAGGTGGAAGAGACGGAGGGCCACAAAGATGGTAAGAAAGATGATGGATCCAGGGGTGAGCCCATGAagaaagacagcagagaggCCTTGAAGAAAGCTGAAACGGGAGATAAAGAAAAGGATTCTGGGAAGAAAGGCCCCTCCACTACTGGGGCATCAGGTCAAGCAAAGAG CTCTtcaagagacagagatggaaaagCTGCAAAAGATGAAAAGG GAGTCGTCAGCAACAGCAGCTCTTCTCGTAACATATGGGTGAGCGGCCTGTCTTCAAACACCAAAGCAGCTGACCTAAAGAACCTGTTTGGCAAATACGGGAAG GTTTTGAGCGCCAAAGTGGTTACAAATGCTCGCAGTCCTGGTTCAAAGTGTTATGGCTTGGTGACAATGTCTTCCAGTACAGAGGTGACACGGTGCGTCTCCCACCTCGACTGTACAGAGCTCCATGGACAGCAGATATATGTTGAAAGG gCCAAAAACGATCCGTTCAAAAAAGAGGGCTCAAAGAAGGAAGCAGAGGACAAAGCAAGTTCCAGCAAATCAAGTGATAAGCGCGGTTCCACAGGGATGAAGTTAACTAACAA AACACAGCCATCTTAcaaaaaagaagacaagaaaTTGGATAAACTTTCAGAAAAGGACAAAGATTCATCCAAGAAACAGGAGGCCAGAAGTGGAAAATCTGAGTCTGTTTCATCTAACTCTGGACAAGATTCTTCAAAGAAAGATGACAGAAAGCATGGGC GGGCAAAGAGCCCAGGAAAGATGGTGGCGGTACATCATGCCAAAGGAGATTCTAATTTTGGCAAAATGAGACCTTTTAGAAGAGGAAGGTATTTTGATAAA CCCTTTGTCAACATGAATGTTCAAAGGCGGCCAAAATGGTTGATTCCTCCTGAAGAG TTGGAGATGATGAAAGACAAACAACGACCTTTTACTCACaagggagaagagaaagacatCCTGCCTTTTGAGAAGATGAAGGAGCAGAGGATGCGTGAACGGATGGCTCGTGTGGAGCGTGTTCGTAGAGCCGTAGAGTTGCGCAG acgGCGTGAAATTGCAGAACGGGAACGTCGAGAGCGTGAGCGTGTCCGTCTGTTGCGGGAGCGTGAAGAACGGGAGAACCTGCTCCGGGAGCGCCAGAGACTGGAGATGGAAAGACAAAAACTGGAAAGGGAGCGCTTGGAGAGGGAGAggcttgagagagagagaatccgTATAGAGCAG GAACGCCGTAAAGAGGCAGAGCGCATGGCACGTGAACGTGAGGAGCTGCGGAGGCAGCAGGAGCATCTCCGTTATGagcaagaaaagagaaacaaccTCAAAAGAGGCCGTGAAGTGGAACATGG CCGGAGAGACGATCCCTATTGGAATGGCAACAAGAAGATGCAGTCTGAGTCTGATGGCCGTTTGAACCAAGGCTCCAACTACAACCGGCAGCAGAACCGCTTTTCCAACTTCACTCCTCGAGAGAGGGGTCGCTTTCCAGAGGCTGCTACCGAGCAGCCCAACGCGTATGACAG ACGTAACCGGTTTGACGGTGAGCCAGAGGTAAAGAAGAGTCGCCCTGCTCCTCACAGAGAGGGCTCTGGCTTTGACCGCTACCCCAAGAACTTTGAAACTGTCCGCAGAGCTGagccacctcctcctccacgcACCGAACTCCGGGACACCGACCGCAGGGACAGAGATGAGAGACGGCCTGTGCCCATGCATGATCGCCCTATGGGAGCCAGAGCTACATTGCCTGGCATGTCGCACAACCGCTCACCCAGGGACGGAGGGCATGGATGGAAGAATGATGGTGGGATAAACTCCAACAAGGGGGATATACG TAATGCTGGGTTGAGCAGAGGACCTATGCGCATGCGTGCAGAGCGATCAGGCAGAGATGGCCCAGGCCCTACACTTAGAGGAGGCTCCTCGACCAGCCGTGGGAGGAGCAGCTTTAATGATCGAGATGGAGGAAGACCTATGGTGATGAGTGATCAG CCATTCAGCTCTGGCCGCCAGGTCGTGGTGGAACGTCACAGCAGGGAGCAGGGACTGAGGAAGGAGTGGCATGGTGGATCAAGCTCCCAGGAAAGGGGCTTCCCTGATAATCGCAGGATGGGAGAAACCCGGGGCAGCATGATGGCTCCTTCCAG tCACTCTTCCTCTGGACTCAACCGAATTGTACAGATCACCAACAACTCGATTCCCAGTGGTGGCAACGTGGGTGGATTCAAGCCCTACAAAGGAACGCAGCGGCAGTTCTAA